The following DNA comes from Candidatus Thermoplasmatota archaeon.
CGCGGGGGAGACGGATGAGCACTACCTCTTCGGGATGCCGCACGAAGGATGGTACAAGGAGGCCGTCATCTACCACACGCCGGCCTTCGGCGAGGTCAACAAGGCGGACCTCTCATACGACACCCACGACGAACTCTTCCGCCCCCTCCAGTTCCCGCTCGTCGACGGCGCGACGTGGAAGACCACGTTCTCGGGCCGCCCCGAGGTCACCGCGACGGTCAAGGTCCTCGACGATGGCACGGCCAAGATCACGTACTCGGGCGGGACGAACGCGGCCGGCCAGCCTACGCAGGCCTACGAGGCCATCTACGATCCGAAGATCCACGAGATCCGCTCCTTCACGGACAAGACGACCGTGAGCTTCGAGGTCATCGACCACGGCTACGGCTTCGAGGGGTGGATCACGATCCCCCGGGGCGAGGACCTGGTGTTCATCCACGGCCGCTTCGCGGGCATGGGCTTCGGCCTGCAGCCCGCGCTCCCGACCGAGGAGATCGAGATCACCGAGGACTACAATCGCGTGACCTTCGTGCAGATCGTGGGCCTTTCGCTGAATCCGGCGCTCCACGGCGTGGGGCTCTATCGCGAAACGGTCACGGATCCGGAGGGAAAGACCTACGTCACGGAAGCGACCGCGGCCGGGACGTACAAGATCCAGTTCTTCGAGAACGCGAACCCGAAGGGCAAGTGGAAGCTCGAGCACATCGCGATCGGTCCCGGCGTCGCCTTCACGGAGGGGATCGCCTACCACCAGTACGACATCCATCTCCCGGACGGCCGCACGCGGGGCGACCACAGCCACCACGTGACCCGTTGACGGGAACGGCTTAAGTCCCCGGTCGGGCCTCGCGGACGCATGTCCCGCGACATGGCGCGCGAGGTCCGGCTCCAGCGTCTCGATGCGGCAGGCGGCGAAGCCCGCGCGGACGCTGTCGCCGTCGAGGAGCCGCTCGAGATCCGCGTGAACCACCGCGCGGCGGCGGTGGTGATGCGCACGCCGGGCCACGACGAGGACCTTGCGCTCGGCTTCCTCGCGACGGAAGGCGTCATCGCCTCGCGCGCGGACGTGCTCGGCTTCGCGCCGCACGCTGCCCCGAACGTGGTCACCGTCAACGTTCCGCCCTCCGTCGCGGGCGCCGTCTCGTTGGGCCGCAATTTCTACGCTTCATCCTCCTGCGGCGTTTGCGGGAAGGGCACGCTCGAGTCGCTCGCGATCCGTCATCCCCCCGTCCCCGAGGATGGTTTTGCGATGTCGCGCGCGACGCTCTTCGAACTCCCGGAGCGCCTCCGCGCGGCGCAGCCGACCTTCGATCGCACGGGCGGCCTGCACGCCGCGGGCCTCTTCGATGCCGAGGGGAACCTCGTCGCGCTACGCGAGGACGTCGGCCGCCACAACGCGGTGGACAAGATCGTAGGCTGGGCCCTGCGCGAGGATCGCACGCCCCTCGCGGGTCATGCG
Coding sequences within:
- the fdhD gene encoding formate dehydrogenase accessory sulfurtransferase FdhD, producing MSRDMAREVRLQRLDAAGGEARADAVAVEEPLEIRVNHRAAAVVMRTPGHDEDLALGFLATEGVIASRADVLGFAPHAAPNVVTVNVPPSVAGAVSLGRNFYASSSCGVCGKGTLESLAIRHPPVPEDGFAMSRATLFELPERLRAAQPTFDRTGGLHAAGLFDAEGNLVALREDVGRHNAVDKIVGWALREDRTPLAGHALLVSGRVGFEIVQKAVAAAIPIVAAVSAPSSLALETADAFGVTVAAFLRDGKVNVYTHPRRVL